In Flammeovirgaceae bacterium 311, one DNA window encodes the following:
- a CDS encoding amidohydrolase (COG1228 Imidazolonepropionase and related amidohydrolases), protein MAAAALLLQPVLAQEGFPVNGVSDNRPQRHAFTHATVVQDYQTTIEDATLLIENGKVVAVGKNMMIPPGTTVQDLKGRWIYPGLVELYASYGLPPVEEKKRATRADGPQMETNTPGAYAWNEAIRAEYDAVSEFNVNESEAKALRELGFSTVLTHRHDGIARGTGALVTLADDKAHKVILNPRASAHLSFDKGTSRQDYPGSLMGAIALIRQTYLDARWYTSQQEKPFIDRSLNAFQELQSLPQIFEVKDMLSVLRADKIGDEFGQQYIIRGAGDEYQRLDAIKATAARLIIPLNFHEAYDVSDPLDEMNVSLADMKNWEMAPYNPMLLQQKGIEFAFTTDGLKEKKAFWENLRKAVKHGLDKQAAIKALTYTPAQLVGAGNKVGALRKDMLANFIITSGDVLEDDATIYENWISGKRYELKAMPAQELAGNYRLNLGENSYNIEISGPADKVKFRLMESDTTGHDMNALVGENLINLTFNPSPKDTSRTRLVRLSGWWDGRNWKGLGRNEQGQEMPFTLSYTGPAKERKQEDKKPAAALPKPGEIPQPFLAYGQVKPLEARRYLIKGATVWTNEAEGIMQNADVLVEGGKIRQIGNNLTATGAEVIDGTGKHLTSGIIDEHSHIAIQGGVNEASQSVTAEVRIGDVINSEDINIYRQLAGGVTAAQLLHGSANPIGGQSGLIKLRWGKSPEEMKIQGADGYIKFALGENVKQANWGPHYTERFPQTRMGVEQVMVDAFTRARAYEQAWKDYNGLSRRAKASATAPRRDLELETLVQILNSERYITSHSYVQSEINMLMKVAEDFGFTINTFTHILEGYKVADKMAKHGVGASTFADWWLYKMEVQEAIPYNAALMHNQGVVTAINSDDAEMARRLNQEAAKTVKYGGMTEEDAWKMVTLNPAKLLHLDGRMGSIKAGKDADLVLWNDNPLAIYAKPLKTMVDGVIYYDLECDEQMRRELQQERARLILKMQEEKKNGGATKPVAVKQQKVWHCEDLGGFNHVHQSQHEAH, encoded by the coding sequence ATGGCGGCCGCTGCACTGCTACTGCAGCCGGTACTGGCGCAGGAGGGCTTCCCCGTGAACGGGGTGAGCGATAACCGGCCCCAGCGACACGCCTTTACACACGCAACGGTAGTGCAGGACTACCAGACCACGATTGAAGACGCCACCCTGCTGATCGAAAATGGCAAAGTGGTGGCTGTCGGGAAAAATATGATGATTCCCCCCGGTACTACGGTACAGGATCTGAAAGGCCGCTGGATCTATCCGGGCCTGGTGGAGCTGTACGCCAGTTATGGCCTGCCTCCGGTGGAGGAAAAGAAAAGAGCCACCCGTGCCGATGGACCGCAAATGGAAACCAATACCCCCGGCGCCTATGCCTGGAACGAGGCCATCAGAGCCGAGTATGATGCGGTTTCTGAATTCAACGTAAATGAAAGCGAAGCCAAAGCCTTGCGGGAGCTGGGTTTTAGCACTGTGCTTACCCACCGCCACGATGGCATTGCCCGCGGTACCGGCGCATTGGTTACCCTGGCCGATGATAAGGCACACAAGGTGATCCTGAACCCAAGGGCATCGGCGCACCTGTCTTTCGACAAGGGCACCTCCCGCCAGGATTACCCGGGCTCGCTGATGGGCGCCATTGCCCTGATACGCCAGACCTACCTGGATGCACGCTGGTATACCAGCCAGCAGGAAAAACCTTTTATAGATCGCTCCCTTAATGCTTTTCAGGAGTTGCAAAGCCTGCCCCAGATCTTCGAGGTAAAGGATATGCTCTCTGTGCTGCGTGCCGATAAAATAGGCGATGAATTCGGGCAGCAGTACATTATCCGGGGTGCCGGCGATGAGTACCAGCGCCTGGACGCCATTAAAGCAACAGCTGCCCGGCTGATCATCCCCCTCAACTTCCACGAGGCTTATGATGTAAGCGACCCGCTCGATGAAATGAACGTGAGCCTGGCCGATATGAAAAATTGGGAAATGGCTCCCTATAACCCCATGCTGCTGCAGCAGAAGGGGATCGAGTTTGCCTTTACCACTGATGGCCTGAAGGAGAAAAAAGCCTTCTGGGAAAACCTGCGCAAAGCAGTAAAGCACGGACTGGATAAGCAGGCAGCCATTAAGGCACTGACGTATACCCCCGCCCAGCTGGTAGGTGCCGGCAATAAAGTAGGGGCGCTGCGCAAGGACATGCTGGCCAACTTTATCATTACCTCCGGCGATGTGCTGGAAGATGATGCCACGATTTATGAGAACTGGATCAGTGGCAAACGCTATGAACTGAAAGCCATGCCGGCACAGGAGCTGGCGGGCAACTACAGGCTAAACCTGGGGGAAAACTCCTATAATATCGAAATCAGCGGACCAGCCGATAAAGTTAAGTTCAGGCTGATGGAATCTGATACCACCGGTCATGACATGAATGCGCTGGTAGGGGAGAACCTGATTAACCTCACCTTTAACCCCTCCCCAAAAGATACCAGCCGTACCCGGCTGGTGCGCCTTAGCGGCTGGTGGGATGGCAGGAACTGGAAAGGTCTTGGCCGTAACGAGCAGGGGCAGGAAATGCCTTTTACCCTTAGCTACACCGGTCCGGCAAAGGAGCGTAAGCAGGAGGACAAAAAGCCTGCAGCAGCCCTGCCAAAGCCCGGCGAAATACCACAGCCTTTCCTGGCTTATGGGCAGGTAAAACCACTTGAGGCCAGACGCTACCTGATTAAAGGTGCCACCGTATGGACGAACGAGGCCGAAGGCATCATGCAAAATGCCGATGTACTGGTAGAAGGGGGCAAGATCAGGCAGATTGGTAACAACCTTACTGCAACAGGGGCCGAAGTGATAGACGGCACTGGCAAGCATCTTACATCCGGCATTATCGATGAGCACTCCCACATCGCCATACAGGGTGGCGTGAACGAAGCTTCGCAGTCGGTAACGGCCGAGGTGCGCATTGGCGATGTGATCAATTCTGAAGACATCAACATTTACCGCCAGCTGGCGGGTGGTGTAACGGCGGCACAATTGCTGCACGGCTCTGCCAACCCGATAGGGGGCCAGTCTGGCCTGATCAAGCTGCGCTGGGGAAAATCGCCGGAGGAGATGAAGATCCAGGGTGCCGATGGCTACATCAAGTTTGCCCTGGGCGAGAACGTGAAGCAGGCAAACTGGGGCCCGCATTATACCGAGCGCTTTCCGCAAACCCGTATGGGCGTGGAGCAGGTAATGGTAGATGCCTTTACCCGTGCCCGCGCCTATGAGCAGGCCTGGAAAGATTACAACGGCCTCTCCAGAAGAGCTAAAGCCAGCGCCACTGCGCCGCGCAGAGACCTGGAACTGGAAACCCTGGTACAGATCCTGAACAGCGAGCGCTACATCACCAGCCACTCCTATGTGCAGTCGGAAATCAATATGCTGATGAAGGTGGCCGAAGATTTTGGCTTTACCATCAATACCTTTACCCACATTCTGGAGGGATATAAAGTAGCCGATAAAATGGCCAAACATGGCGTGGGTGCCTCTACTTTTGCCGACTGGTGGCTGTACAAAATGGAGGTGCAGGAGGCAATTCCCTACAATGCCGCGCTCATGCACAACCAGGGCGTGGTAACCGCCATCAACTCCGACGATGCCGAAATGGCCCGCCGCCTGAATCAGGAGGCCGCCAAAACTGTGAAATACGGCGGCATGACCGAAGAGGACGCCTGGAAAATGGTAACACTGAACCCGGCTAAGCTGCTGCACCTGGATGGCCGCATGGGCTCTATCAAAGCCGGTAAAGATGCCGACCTGGTACTCTGGAATGATAACCCACTGGCCATTTATGCCAAGCCTCTCAAGACCATGGTAGATGGCGTGATCTATTACGACCTGGAGTGCGATGAGCAGATGCGCCGCGAACTACAGCAGGAGCGGGCCCGCCTGATCCTGAAAATGCAGGAAGAAAAGAAAAACGGCGGCGCTACCAAACCAGTGGCTGTAAAACAGCAAAAGGTGTGGCATTGCGAAGACCTGGGCGGCTTTAACCATGTACACCAAAGCCAGCACGAGGCTCATTAA
- a CDS encoding protein chain elongation factor ef-tu (COG0050 GTPases - translation elongation factors) produces the protein MIQTFTYRTEVGDREYQHTIYAKDVESSINKWLTNIEDLKNQVYSFDPISVDKIVAQFSNNRINLQKSGQLHYLTYFIDEKPQVTYIDTVRKTAPDFVARLDYLTTEAGGRKGYAASGYRPHFQIEGLNVLTSAEQIFIDKDKVYPGETVTAEIRILSTDTFAGLLYEGMDFKLAEVVRVVATGKILEVLNEKLKITSK, from the coding sequence ATGATACAGACATTCACTTATCGAACAGAAGTTGGTGATAGAGAGTATCAACATACCATTTATGCAAAAGATGTAGAATCATCAATAAATAAATGGTTGACGAATATTGAGGATTTAAAAAATCAGGTTTATTCATTTGACCCAATATCAGTAGATAAGATAGTAGCACAGTTTTCCAATAATAGGATTAACCTTCAAAAAAGCGGACAACTCCATTATCTCACCTACTTTATTGACGAAAAGCCCCAGGTTACCTACATTGACACTGTTAGAAAGACAGCTCCTGATTTTGTAGCACGGCTTGATTATCTAACTACAGAGGCTGGAGGTAGGAAAGGTTATGCTGCATCTGGATATAGACCTCATTTTCAAATCGAAGGACTAAATGTATTAACTTCTGCAGAACAAATCTTTATCGACAAGGACAAAGTATATCCTGGTGAAACTGTAACAGCCGAAATAAGAATACTAAGTACTGATACTTTCGCCGGATTACTTTATGAAGGTATGGACTTCAAACTTGCAGAGGTGGTTAGGGTTGTTGCAACAGGAAAAATTCTGGAAGTGTTAAACGAAAAATTAAAAATAACCAGCAAGTAA
- a CDS encoding glycosyl hydrolase family protein (COG3940 Predicted beta-xylosidase) — MNLNVFFTFNFIGTRLSGQYSVNIISISKMNSIKLLKFFLAIALIVSGLAANAQNQKKNQFNNPLAQQRADPHVWKAADGTYYFIATVPEYDRIELRKSKTINGIKEAEPVVVWRKHEKGPMSEHIWAPELHRIDGKWYIYFAASKAEDKWKLRMYALSNPAEDPTKGEWKEEGQIVAKRDEFSLDATTFVHNGQRYMIWTDRASDKEVNTGLYIAKMTSPTTLGDEQVVISQPEYAWERRGHNVNEAPAVLIRNGKVFLTFSASATDANYAIGMMWADENSDLLDPASWNKLPEPVFSANEALKRFGPGHNSFIVAEDGKTDVMIYHARDYKEIDGEPLYDPNRHTRARILRWTEDGMPDFGQDLDDNETAVEKPKNAKKQ, encoded by the coding sequence TTGAATTTAAATGTATTTTTTACGTTTAATTTTATTGGAACAAGATTATCTGGACAATATTCTGTAAACATTATCAGCATAAGCAAAATGAACTCCATCAAACTCCTGAAATTTTTTCTTGCGATAGCGCTTATTGTCAGCGGATTGGCAGCGAATGCACAAAATCAGAAGAAAAACCAGTTTAACAACCCCCTGGCCCAGCAAAGGGCAGATCCGCATGTCTGGAAAGCTGCCGATGGTACTTATTATTTTATTGCCACAGTTCCTGAGTACGACCGCATTGAACTAAGGAAGTCAAAAACCATTAATGGCATAAAAGAAGCAGAACCGGTAGTAGTATGGCGTAAGCATGAAAAAGGACCTATGAGCGAACATATCTGGGCTCCTGAGCTGCATCGGATTGATGGAAAATGGTATATCTATTTTGCAGCCTCTAAGGCCGAGGATAAATGGAAACTACGCATGTATGCCTTGTCGAATCCAGCGGAAGATCCAACAAAGGGCGAATGGAAAGAGGAAGGACAGATTGTGGCCAAAAGGGATGAATTTTCCCTGGATGCCACCACTTTTGTACACAACGGTCAGCGCTACATGATATGGACCGACAGAGCATCTGACAAGGAGGTGAACACAGGCTTGTATATTGCAAAGATGACCAGCCCGACCACCCTAGGCGATGAACAGGTAGTCATTTCCCAGCCAGAATATGCATGGGAGAGGAGAGGACATAATGTAAACGAGGCCCCGGCAGTATTAATCCGCAACGGAAAGGTATTTCTGACATTTTCGGCCAGTGCCACCGATGCAAACTATGCCATAGGTATGATGTGGGCCGACGAGAATTCCGACCTTCTTGATCCTGCCTCCTGGAACAAATTACCCGAACCTGTTTTCTCTGCCAACGAAGCACTTAAACGTTTCGGACCGGGGCACAACAGCTTTATAGTGGCTGAAGATGGTAAAACCGATGTAATGATTTACCATGCCCGCGATTATAAAGAAATTGATGGCGAACCCCTGTACGATCCAAACCGCCATACCCGTGCCAGGATACTAAGATGGACCGAAGATGGCATGCCTGATTTTGGCCAGGATTTGGATGACAATGAAACGGCCGTAGAAAAGCCAAAAAACGCAAAGAAACAATAG
- a CDS encoding transposase, family 11 (COG3666 Transposase and inactivated derivatives) has product MQGRHIYRDRVVLEFCLSDHIPKHNLYYRLKQLLELDYLFESTKIYYGSCGQKSIDATVFFKLCLIAHLENIDSDRKLLEMCSLRLDLLYFLGYNLGEELPCHSTLCRTRMLLPRQVFERIFNHILSLCVGAGMVSGATVAVDSAFVKANASMDSLELKVSKEELQQELKKARPVMVTARRKAKKNKASKEQQTVTASKQELQQIESRQQHWHSRQLTTPGGSLKQARFTSNKTHYSPVDPDARIAVKPGKRRQLCYFNQLAVDTAHHVIVHAQADLSDQKDSQCLPRVVEETTQRLLSFDLGLKSVLADGAYCSGENYVLLEKLNIQAYIPVHGTYKGGPDGFIYDQEQDVWICPQGKKATFRKVKFSAQDSLQRQYFTTRSDCKGCPLKESCLGEKQKEKKIDITYYRAEYERAKERLSTRHAEWMKKKRQSTVEPVFGILINYMGLSKINTRGIMAADKKMLLAAAAYNLKKWLNFCSNKRKTAALVAPKATVAALFWLMLIGLWTGNKIRSG; this is encoded by the coding sequence ATGCAGGGGCGGCATATATATCGTGATCGGGTTGTGCTTGAGTTTTGTTTATCTGACCACATCCCCAAGCACAACCTCTATTACCGGCTAAAGCAGTTGCTTGAGCTTGATTATCTCTTTGAGTCAACAAAGATCTACTATGGCAGCTGCGGCCAGAAGAGCATAGATGCAACAGTTTTTTTCAAGCTCTGTCTGATTGCGCATCTGGAGAATATTGATTCCGATAGAAAGCTGCTGGAGATGTGCAGCTTAAGATTAGACCTGCTTTACTTTCTGGGCTACAATCTGGGAGAAGAGCTTCCCTGCCACTCTACGCTTTGCAGAACAAGAATGCTGCTGCCCCGGCAAGTTTTCGAAAGGATCTTTAACCACATCCTTTCCCTCTGTGTGGGTGCGGGCATGGTATCTGGTGCCACAGTAGCAGTAGATTCTGCCTTTGTCAAAGCCAATGCTTCCATGGATTCCCTGGAGCTAAAGGTGTCAAAGGAAGAACTCCAGCAGGAGCTAAAGAAAGCCCGCCCTGTTATGGTTACTGCCAGACGCAAGGCAAAAAAGAATAAGGCCAGCAAAGAGCAGCAGACAGTCACTGCTTCAAAACAAGAGCTCCAGCAGATAGAAAGCAGGCAACAGCACTGGCACTCCCGGCAGCTTACCACTCCAGGGGGCAGCTTAAAACAAGCCCGCTTTACCTCCAACAAGACCCACTATTCTCCAGTTGACCCTGATGCCAGAATAGCTGTGAAGCCCGGCAAAAGAAGGCAACTTTGCTACTTCAACCAGTTAGCTGTAGATACTGCCCATCATGTGATTGTGCATGCACAGGCTGATCTCTCTGACCAAAAAGATAGTCAGTGCCTGCCCAGAGTAGTGGAAGAAACCACCCAAAGACTCCTATCTTTTGACCTTGGCTTAAAATCAGTCTTAGCTGATGGAGCCTATTGCTCTGGCGAGAACTATGTCCTTCTGGAAAAGCTAAATATCCAGGCTTATATTCCAGTGCATGGCACCTACAAAGGAGGTCCTGATGGCTTTATCTATGATCAAGAGCAGGATGTATGGATCTGCCCCCAGGGAAAGAAAGCCACTTTTAGAAAAGTAAAGTTCTCGGCTCAAGACAGCCTGCAGCGCCAGTACTTCACCACCAGAAGTGACTGCAAGGGCTGCCCCTTGAAAGAAAGCTGCCTGGGAGAAAAACAGAAGGAAAAGAAAATCGACATCACCTACTACAGAGCAGAATATGAACGAGCTAAAGAAAGACTCTCCACCAGACATGCAGAGTGGATGAAGAAGAAGCGGCAGAGCACCGTGGAGCCGGTCTTCGGCATTTTAATCAACTACATGGGCCTGTCGAAAATCAACACCAGGGGTATCATGGCAGCAGATAAAAAGATGCTCCTGGCAGCTGCTGCCTATAACTTGAAGAAATGGCTCAACTTCTGCTCCAATAAAAGAAAAACAGCCGCTCTGGTAGCTCCTAAAGCTACTGTGGCTGCTCTTTTTTGGCTAATGCTGATAGGATTATGGACTGGCAACAAAATCAGAAGTGGGTGA
- a CDS encoding hypothetical protein (COG2442 Uncharacterized conserved protein): MEAVKNIISTDAEVLGGQPVFKGTRVPVETLFMHLEQGVSLNEFLEDFPTVTKEQAVAVLELAEKLVTSKNIQKLYEAAA; encoded by the coding sequence ATGGAAGCAGTTAAAAATATCATCAGTACAGACGCCGAAGTCCTTGGAGGACAGCCAGTATTCAAAGGGACCAGAGTTCCTGTGGAGACGCTGTTTATGCATTTAGAACAAGGTGTGTCTCTTAATGAATTCCTGGAGGACTTTCCAACGGTGACTAAGGAGCAGGCAGTAGCAGTACTTGAACTTGCAGAAAAACTGGTGACCTCCAAAAATATTCAGAAGCTTTATGAAGCTGCTGCTTGA
- a CDS encoding type 11 methyltransferase (COG0500 SAM-dependent methyltransferases), which yields MKKQQNWMLDELTCVGRENLDAVHAERYDKKEDAKANSEVNLLQKMGFNSQSEIVDIGTGTGQFALIAATVCARVVAVDVSPVMLKQLKSKIEESGLSNIEVVQSGFLTYEHNGKPADFVYSRLALHHLPDFWKVIALKRIHRFMKPGGILRLWDVIYDFNPDEIDRRIDLFCNTLGNDIKKEWVREEMEEHIRDEHSTFRWLLESMLEQCGFEIEDVNYSPDGFFGKYILRAT from the coding sequence ATGAAGAAGCAGCAAAACTGGATGCTTGATGAATTAACTTGTGTCGGTAGAGAGAACTTAGATGCTGTTCATGCAGAACGTTACGATAAAAAGGAAGATGCTAAGGCAAACAGCGAGGTAAATCTACTGCAAAAGATGGGATTTAACAGTCAGTCAGAGATTGTTGACATTGGGACTGGGACTGGGCAGTTTGCATTGATCGCGGCTACAGTATGTGCACGCGTGGTTGCAGTAGATGTATCGCCAGTAATGCTAAAACAGTTAAAATCAAAGATAGAAGAATCAGGTTTATCGAACATAGAAGTTGTACAGTCAGGATTTTTAACTTACGAACACAATGGTAAGCCAGCCGATTTTGTGTACTCCAGGCTTGCTCTACATCACCTTCCTGATTTCTGGAAAGTTATTGCCCTTAAACGTATTCATCGGTTTATGAAACCTGGTGGTATATTAAGATTATGGGATGTTATCTACGACTTTAATCCAGATGAGATAGACAGGCGTATAGATTTGTTTTGTAATACTTTAGGAAATGACATTAAGAAAGAGTGGGTTAGAGAGGAGATGGAAGAACACATTCGTGATGAACACTCTACATTTCGATGGCTTCTTGAATCTATGCTTGAGCAGTGTGGTTTTGAAATAGAAGATGTCAATTATTCCCCAGATGGTTTCTTCGGTAAATACATTCTCCGGGCAACCTAA
- a CDS encoding hypothetical protein (COG2405 Predicted nucleic acid-binding protein, contains PIN domain) — protein sequence MPDLIISDTSCLILFDKINQLNLLRLCYNTIYVTPEVAEEYGKQLPDWILIKKVSNQSHQRVLEQILGVGESSAIALGVELPQSLIVIDDLKARKVAKSLNLQITGSLGILVKAKQKGHIDLLAPVLDDVQQTDFRISEKIVAKILSLVSE from the coding sequence ATGCCTGACCTGATTATTTCTGATACAAGCTGCTTAATTCTCTTCGATAAAATCAATCAGCTTAATCTTCTCAGGCTATGTTACAATACAATTTATGTGACACCAGAAGTTGCCGAGGAATATGGGAAGCAACTGCCGGATTGGATTCTTATCAAGAAAGTTTCGAATCAGTCGCATCAACGTGTCCTTGAACAAATACTTGGAGTAGGTGAATCCAGTGCAATTGCTTTAGGCGTTGAGTTACCGCAATCATTAATAGTGATCGATGATTTGAAAGCAAGGAAAGTTGCAAAGTCTTTAAATCTTCAGATAACCGGCAGTTTAGGCATTTTGGTTAAAGCAAAGCAAAAAGGACATATAGATCTACTGGCACCAGTCCTTGATGATGTACAGCAGACAGATTTTAGAATATCTGAAAAAATTGTAGCAAAGATTTTGAGTCTAGTGAGTGAATAG
- a CDS encoding KWG repeat-containing protein gives MRLLPYYIIILILTLGCSRDNGYIAVIKANNKFGYIDSRGKIVIDTIFEHATTFKDGLAIAQIGGKAGYINQQGDFTISPNFDDAIWFYERFAAVRKNEKWGFINTQGDLVIPYSYDEAFSFSEGLAQVTVGDSCGYIDSKGNWVIAPSFSSCYDFKNDKAVVFTQDYQYLFIDKAGNQLDEAIPCDRQIPTCHPGHYKIGDKIGLLNEAGDTLTLPSFDVVGKLKEDRRIFKNNGKWGVLDTAGNIIVPAQYDDLHHFSEGIAGFEINGKWGFIDSKGNIKIPAQYDYVGSFQNGLVNAEIGGKQGYLDKAGKVVVDFRFQPHRIVAAFEKIK, from the coding sequence ATGAGACTTCTACCTTACTACATAATCATTCTTATACTGACCTTGGGATGTAGCAGGGACAATGGATATATCGCAGTTATCAAAGCCAATAATAAATTTGGCTACATTGATTCTAGAGGTAAAATAGTTATTGACACCATCTTTGAGCATGCGACGACCTTTAAAGACGGACTAGCAATAGCTCAGATTGGTGGAAAGGCAGGATACATAAATCAACAGGGGGATTTTACAATAAGTCCTAATTTTGACGATGCCATTTGGTTTTATGAACGCTTTGCAGCAGTAAGAAAAAATGAAAAGTGGGGCTTCATCAATACGCAAGGAGATTTGGTAATACCTTATTCCTATGATGAAGCATTCTCGTTTTCAGAAGGTTTAGCACAGGTAACTGTCGGTGACAGTTGTGGCTACATTGACTCAAAGGGCAATTGGGTGATTGCACCTAGCTTTAGTTCATGCTATGATTTTAAAAATGATAAAGCAGTTGTCTTCACTCAGGACTATCAGTATTTGTTCATCGATAAAGCAGGCAATCAACTTGATGAAGCAATACCATGTGACAGGCAAATACCAACCTGTCATCCGGGCCATTACAAAATAGGTGATAAAATAGGCCTGCTTAATGAAGCTGGGGACACACTGACTCTGCCATCTTTTGATGTAGTTGGTAAACTAAAAGAAGACCGTAGAATATTTAAGAATAATGGGAAGTGGGGCGTATTAGATACTGCTGGTAACATTATTGTTCCTGCACAATATGATGATTTGCACCATTTCAGTGAGGGCATTGCAGGCTTTGAAATCAATGGCAAATGGGGATTCATTGACAGCAAAGGAAATATTAAGATTCCAGCGCAGTACGATTATGTCGGAAGCTTTCAGAATGGACTAGTTAATGCAGAAATTGGAGGTAAACAAGGTTATCTTGATAAAGCAGGGAAAGTAGTAGTTGATTTTAGATTTCAGCCTCATAGAATTGTTGCTGCATTTGAAAAAATAAAATAA
- a CDS encoding transposase IS1182 family protein (COG3666 Transposase and inactivated derivatives), which yields MHHLTGRDRNQTFSTSLEASISADNPVRVIDAFVDALPLLEMGFKGVEPKATGRPSFDPAHLLKLYLYGYYNRIRSSRKLETECRRNLEVQWLLQGLCPAYHTIADFRKEHPQQLKQVFKAFVAFLNDAHLLKGKYVAIDGTKIRAVNSRKNNYNQKKIERQLSYIQEKIDDYLDLLEEEDQKEAHDVKGSRADIEVALKHLEKRKLKYEQMEKEVAQSDDGQVSTSDKESRALIQHHNVVEVSYNSQAAVDSKHCLIIHYQALNKNDSKALAPTALAAKQALGKKRITVLADKAYHSGEQLSECLDNGIITIVAYKEPARDPVPTAAYYLEQFHYDEKKDHYICPKGEVLSSNGSWYEKHKVSLEKKNASPYMVKHYKTKACLCCAAKALCTINKAGRLIERSEHAGVIKSNNQRVMRQKEVYRKRQAIVEHPFGTIKRAWGYSYTLMKGLKKVDGELGLIFTCYNLRRAVSILSVPKLLKLLKSYTKWPVAALSSLTALYLMLFS from the coding sequence ATGCACCATCTGACGGGAAGAGATCGTAATCAGACTTTTTCAACTAGTCTGGAGGCATCCATATCAGCTGATAATCCAGTTAGGGTCATTGATGCTTTTGTAGATGCACTGCCCCTTTTGGAGATGGGTTTCAAGGGAGTGGAGCCCAAAGCTACGGGCAGACCCTCTTTTGATCCTGCTCATCTTTTGAAGCTCTACCTGTATGGCTACTACAACAGGATCAGATCAAGCAGAAAGCTGGAGACAGAATGCAGAAGGAATCTTGAAGTGCAGTGGCTGCTACAGGGGCTCTGTCCTGCCTATCATACCATCGCTGACTTCAGGAAAGAGCATCCCCAGCAGCTCAAGCAGGTCTTCAAGGCCTTTGTAGCTTTTCTTAATGATGCTCACCTGCTTAAGGGCAAATATGTAGCCATAGATGGCACAAAGATCAGAGCAGTGAATTCCAGAAAGAACAACTACAACCAAAAGAAGATAGAGCGCCAGCTTAGCTACATACAAGAAAAGATAGATGATTACTTGGATCTGTTGGAAGAGGAAGATCAAAAGGAAGCCCATGATGTCAAAGGCTCCAGGGCTGACATCGAAGTGGCTCTTAAGCACCTGGAGAAGCGAAAGCTCAAGTACGAGCAGATGGAAAAAGAGGTAGCGCAAAGTGATGACGGACAGGTATCTACTTCAGATAAAGAAAGCAGAGCCCTAATCCAGCACCATAATGTAGTGGAGGTAAGCTACAACAGCCAGGCAGCAGTCGATAGCAAACACTGCCTAATCATCCACTACCAGGCCCTCAACAAGAACGATTCTAAAGCACTAGCTCCTACAGCTCTTGCAGCTAAACAAGCACTAGGAAAGAAAAGAATCACTGTACTGGCTGACAAAGCCTATCATAGCGGAGAACAGCTAAGTGAGTGCCTGGACAATGGCATCATCACCATAGTGGCGTATAAAGAACCTGCCAGAGATCCTGTGCCAACTGCTGCTTATTATCTGGAGCAGTTCCATTATGATGAAAAGAAAGACCATTATATCTGTCCTAAAGGGGAAGTGCTTTCTAGCAATGGGTCCTGGTATGAGAAGCATAAGGTAAGCTTGGAAAAGAAAAATGCTTCTCCTTATATGGTCAAGCATTACAAGACCAAAGCCTGCCTTTGCTGTGCAGCCAAGGCGCTATGCACCATAAATAAGGCAGGAAGACTAATAGAACGCTCCGAGCATGCTGGAGTGATCAAAAGCAACAACCAGAGGGTAATGCGCCAAAAAGAAGTTTATCGTAAAAGACAAGCTATTGTAGAGCATCCTTTTGGTACCATCAAAAGAGCATGGGGCTACAGCTATACGCTGATGAAGGGACTGAAAAAAGTGGACGGAGAGCTGGGGCTTATCTTTACCTGCTACAACCTTAGGAGAGCTGTGTCCATCCTCTCGGTGCCTAAGCTGCTCAAACTACTGAAAAGCTACACCAAGTGGCCAGTGGCTGCTTTGTCTTCACTTACAGCGCTTTACCTGATGCTTTTTAGCTAA
- a CDS encoding hypothetical protein (COG2886 Uncharacterized small protein), with translation MRTVSLNIPDNIDINEPELKIILAGELYERERLSLGQAADLAGLSKRAFIEILGKFGFSIFSQSEEDLLSDIENA, from the coding sequence ATGCGGACAGTAAGTTTGAATATACCAGACAACATAGATATCAATGAACCAGAGCTAAAGATCATATTAGCGGGTGAACTCTATGAAAGGGAGAGGCTTTCTCTTGGTCAGGCGGCTGATTTGGCTGGACTTTCCAAAAGAGCATTTATAGAAATACTGGGCAAGTTCGGATTTTCGATTTTCAGCCAGTCCGAAGAAGATCTCCTATCGGATATAGAAAATGCCTGA